Proteins encoded together in one Candidatus Binataceae bacterium window:
- a CDS encoding DUF445 family protein — translation MVGDRMELMAGPAIEVSKPPARWLAFIEAHKGNLTLLLSALVYAASWLVVELTPWRSAGVLTRSVGEASLVGGMCDYIALKMIFEQRWYLPNSGVLPRNRQKLIEGIAATIETQWLTPEMIERKLRELKLVNRLGRYLEGVSAGSLLEGGQLSRLCQNLARYVESEKLLDFFEARLRAAAPRPVRVANSVGLLTFRDLSIRIAGELRELIVGLPANAALIGELEGRIHALGEELQQRHSATRGTAERLIDTLVDHAVTATRGQIAMMVKENLMRLDDEQIRHQIESRTRTHLDWIRVNGGIFGAIFGALFGLFNFVLHQHINWSVLLR, via the coding sequence ATGGTTGGTGACAGGATGGAATTGATGGCGGGACCGGCGATCGAAGTCAGCAAGCCCCCGGCGCGCTGGCTGGCGTTTATTGAGGCGCACAAGGGCAACTTGACTTTGCTGCTTTCGGCGCTGGTTTACGCGGCAAGCTGGCTGGTGGTGGAGCTGACCCCCTGGCGGAGTGCGGGCGTGCTGACCCGCTCGGTGGGTGAAGCCTCATTGGTGGGCGGGATGTGCGATTACATCGCGCTCAAGATGATTTTCGAACAGCGCTGGTATCTGCCCAACTCGGGCGTTCTGCCGCGCAACCGTCAGAAGCTGATCGAGGGAATCGCGGCAACCATCGAAACCCAGTGGCTGACGCCCGAGATGATTGAACGCAAGCTGCGCGAGCTCAAGCTGGTCAACCGGCTGGGGCGCTATCTGGAGGGCGTGTCCGCCGGCTCACTGCTGGAGGGCGGCCAGCTCTCGCGCTTGTGCCAGAACCTCGCGCGTTACGTGGAATCGGAAAAACTGCTGGACTTCTTCGAGGCCCGTCTACGCGCCGCCGCTCCGCGCCCGGTCCGGGTCGCCAATTCCGTGGGGCTGCTGACTTTTCGTGATCTCAGCATCCGCATCGCCGGCGAGCTGCGCGAGCTGATTGTCGGCCTGCCGGCCAATGCCGCCTTGATTGGCGAGTTGGAGGGGCGAATTCACGCGCTGGGGGAAGAGCTGCAACAGCGCCACAGCGCGACCCGAGGGACCGCCGAACGGCTTATCGATACCCTGGTCGATCACGCGGTTACCGCGACTCGCGGCCAAATCGCGATGATGGTCAAGGAAAATCTTATGAGGCTGGACGACGAGCAGATCCGCCATCAGATCGAGAGCCGCACCCGCACCCATCTGGATTGGATTCGGGTCAACGGCGGAATCTTCGGCGCAATTTTCGGTGCCCTGTTCGGGCTGTTCAACTTCGTACTGCATCAGCACATCAACTGGTCAGTGTTGCTACGCTGA
- a CDS encoding CusA/CzcA family heavy metal efflux RND transporter, protein MIPAIMELALRQRVVVVGLAVALLVAGMFSFHRLDIEAYPDPVQPLVEVLTLPSGLSAEEVERIVTVPIEYAVSTSRGLVRMDSISLFGLSDIRCYFDWDSDYYWDREEVINNLSFVTLPAGITPGISPENPIGEIYRYTVESPQHDMIAEKTINDWVVARQLQTVPGVIGVSTFGGLTKEYHVDVDPQLLQHYGISLSTLTSAIANSNTNAGGNYLTVGEQAFDVRGIGLIHSLSDIRDIVLSANKGTPISVRNVADVSVGYAPRLGAVGMNGRDEVTEGIVLMRKYGKTLPTLRGVERKVAELNRNGLLPPNYRIVPYYDRTSLVDTTLRTVLENLTVGMVLVFLVLVFFLGNVRAALIAAVNIPLALCGAFILMRYNGTAANLISLGAIDFGIIIDSTVIVVENIHRHLTATDTPRDGLGVQRGAQEVGGAIFFSTLIFVIAFLPLFTMRGVEGAIFSPMSHTYAYALGTAIVLAITLSPVLASYLLAGGDREGRNFIWLGLRRFYHGIFVRALSWPRLTLTIILLLAAAGFSLFPRLGGEFLPKLEEGNIWARATMPLTISLDHGALLANRMRAVFSSFPEVTNVVSQLGRPDDGTETTGFFNIEFSVDLKPQEQWPRGLSKVQLVSQMDARLRRAFPGVSFGYSQNIEDNVDEAMSGVKGTNSVKVFGPDLAADERVANQVMRVMGRVRGITDLAVYRSLGQPNVLITPDREVCERYGLNVGDVNAVIQAAIGGQSVTQVLQGDRSFNLVVRWKPQYRTNLDAIRQIRVSLPSGGYVPLAQVADIRVAEGASFIYREGLERYVPLRFAVRGRDFQSAVQDARRQVEREVKMPREVSLQWAGEWQELHQANERLKIVVPIALLLIAGVLYGATLSLVDTVVIMAQVPIACLGGIVALYLTGVPFSVSAAVGFISIFGIAVMDGILLSFYIRQLWEEGHSFKEAIVMGSDRRFRAIIMTALVDAIGLLPAALSTRIGAQTQRPLAIVVIGGALAIILVTRIFQPVLIYLLHRRLRLADQRGPVVAI, encoded by the coding sequence ATGATCCCGGCCATAATGGAATTGGCCTTGCGCCAGCGTGTGGTGGTGGTGGGTCTGGCCGTTGCTCTGCTGGTCGCGGGAATGTTTTCCTTCCATCGGCTCGATATCGAAGCCTACCCCGATCCGGTGCAGCCGTTGGTGGAGGTTTTGACCCTGCCCAGCGGCCTGTCGGCCGAGGAGGTAGAGCGAATTGTAACCGTGCCAATCGAATACGCGGTAAGCACTTCACGTGGGCTGGTGCGGATGGACTCGATCTCGCTCTTCGGCCTATCCGATATTCGCTGCTATTTCGATTGGGACAGCGACTATTATTGGGATCGCGAGGAGGTCATCAACAACCTCAGCTTCGTGACCCTGCCGGCGGGGATCACGCCGGGCATTTCGCCGGAAAATCCAATCGGCGAGATCTATCGCTACACGGTGGAAAGCCCGCAACACGACATGATCGCGGAGAAAACGATCAATGACTGGGTAGTGGCCAGACAGCTTCAGACCGTGCCCGGAGTGATCGGGGTCAGCACCTTCGGTGGGCTGACCAAGGAATATCACGTCGACGTCGATCCCCAGTTGCTCCAGCACTACGGGATTTCGCTCTCCACGCTGACAAGCGCGATCGCCAACTCCAATACCAATGCCGGCGGCAATTACCTGACCGTGGGTGAACAGGCCTTCGATGTGCGTGGGATTGGCCTGATTCATAGCCTGAGCGATATCCGCGATATCGTACTATCAGCCAACAAGGGCACCCCAATCAGCGTGCGCAACGTCGCTGATGTCAGCGTGGGCTATGCCCCGCGTCTTGGGGCGGTGGGGATGAACGGGCGCGACGAGGTCACCGAAGGGATCGTGCTGATGCGCAAGTACGGCAAGACTTTGCCGACCTTGCGAGGGGTCGAGCGCAAGGTCGCGGAGCTCAACCGCAACGGCCTGCTTCCCCCCAACTATCGCATCGTGCCCTATTACGACCGCACCAGTCTGGTTGACACGACCTTGCGAACGGTACTGGAGAACCTAACCGTCGGAATGGTGCTGGTGTTTTTGGTGCTGGTGTTTTTTTTGGGCAATGTGCGCGCCGCGCTGATTGCCGCGGTGAATATTCCGCTGGCGCTGTGCGGGGCCTTTATCCTGATGCGTTACAACGGGACGGCCGCCAACCTGATTTCGCTGGGCGCCATCGACTTCGGGATCATCATCGACAGCACCGTGATCGTGGTCGAGAACATCCATCGCCATCTGACCGCCACCGATACGCCGCGCGACGGTCTGGGGGTACAGCGCGGGGCGCAGGAAGTAGGCGGGGCGATTTTCTTCTCCACCCTGATTTTCGTAATCGCCTTTTTGCCGCTGTTTACGATGCGCGGCGTGGAAGGGGCGATCTTTTCACCGATGTCGCACACCTATGCCTATGCGCTGGGTACCGCGATTGTGCTGGCAATCACGCTTTCGCCAGTGCTGGCCTCCTACCTGCTGGCAGGTGGCGACCGGGAAGGGCGCAACTTTATCTGGCTTGGGCTGCGCCGCTTTTATCATGGGATTTTTGTGCGCGCCCTCAGCTGGCCGCGCCTGACTTTGACCATAATCCTGCTGCTGGCTGCCGCCGGCTTCTCGCTTTTCCCCCGCCTGGGCGGCGAGTTTCTACCCAAATTGGAAGAGGGCAATATCTGGGCGCGGGCCACGATGCCGTTGACCATATCGCTGGATCACGGCGCGCTGCTTGCCAACCGCATGCGCGCGGTCTTCAGCTCTTTTCCCGAGGTTACCAACGTGGTCTCGCAACTGGGACGTCCCGATGACGGGACCGAGACCACTGGCTTCTTCAACATTGAATTCAGTGTCGATCTCAAGCCGCAGGAACAGTGGCCGCGCGGACTGAGCAAGGTCCAGTTGGTCTCCCAGATGGACGCACGCCTGCGCCGCGCCTTTCCCGGCGTGTCTTTCGGCTATTCGCAAAACATCGAAGACAACGTTGACGAGGCGATGTCGGGAGTTAAAGGGACCAATTCGGTCAAGGTCTTCGGTCCAGACCTGGCGGCGGACGAGCGGGTGGCCAATCAGGTGATGCGGGTGATGGGCCGCGTGCGTGGCATCACCGACCTGGCGGTCTATCGGTCGTTGGGGCAGCCCAACGTGCTGATTACACCCGATCGGGAGGTCTGCGAACGGTACGGGCTTAACGTGGGGGACGTTAACGCGGTGATTCAGGCCGCCATTGGCGGCCAGTCCGTGACCCAGGTACTGCAGGGCGATCGCAGTTTCAACCTGGTAGTGCGCTGGAAACCGCAATATCGCACCAACCTGGACGCGATTCGCCAAATTCGAGTCAGTCTTCCCAGCGGCGGCTACGTTCCACTGGCGCAGGTCGCCGACATTCGGGTGGCCGAAGGCGCCTCGTTTATTTACCGCGAGGGGTTGGAGCGCTACGTACCGCTGCGTTTCGCGGTGCGTGGGCGCGATTTTCAAAGCGCGGTGCAAGACGCGCGCCGTCAAGTCGAACGCGAGGTCAAGATGCCGCGCGAGGTCAGTTTGCAATGGGCCGGGGAATGGCAGGAACTGCACCAGGCCAACGAGCGGCTGAAAATCGTGGTACCGATCGCGCTTTTGCTCATTGCGGGCGTGCTCTACGGAGCGACCCTCTCGTTGGTCGACACGGTGGTGATCATGGCCCAGGTCCCGATCGCCTGCCTGGGCGGAATCGTGGCTCTGTACCTGACCGGCGTGCCCTTCAGCGTTTCGGCCGCGGTCGGTTTCATCTCCATCTTTGGCATCGCGGTCATGGACGGCATCCTGCTCAGTTTCTATATCCGGCAACTGTGGGAAGAGGGGCATAGCTTCAAAGAGGCTATCGTCATGGGTTCCGATCGCCGCTTCCGCGCCATCATCATGACCGCGCTGGTGGACGCCATCGGACTGCTGCCGGCGGCGCTCTCCACCCGCATCGGGGCCCAGACCCAGCGTCCCCTTGCGATCGTCGTGATCGGCGGCGCGTTGGCAATCATCTTGGTTACTCGAATCTTCCAGCCCGTCCTGATCTACCTGCTTCACCGTCGCCTCCGCCTGGCCGATCAGCGTGGGCCAGTTGTCGCAATTTAG
- a CDS encoding efflux RND transporter periplasmic adaptor subunit: MAATLLGLLALAGCDGGRLKPAQAQEPQVSVLPELLRQPDGIEAMRLPSHIEGLTLAEVHNVLQPGVLETTGKISFDDRRVATIASRVAGRVEQVWVSQWDNVRRGQPIVTLYSPDYMTGEAEYLQARATAQMKLGPDASELGASMVAAAQRKLELLGLPPEEIAALRVPSATTVVRAPIAGTVVEKKVLRGALVNPGDQLFTVGTLEQVWITADVYEDDLARVRVGQQLIAETPAFPGELFKGVVARISPAIDPDTHTAQLRCQVANPGLKLKPEMLARVRIVTRPGQALVVPQAALVFDVNAYFAYVETAPGRVVRRRVTIGPWGREGYVRVLSGLVAGDRVVEGESIQVDTLWHQAHGVGA, encoded by the coding sequence ATGGCTGCCACTTTGCTCGGCCTGCTTGCGCTGGCGGGCTGCGATGGGGGGCGCCTCAAACCCGCGCAAGCTCAGGAACCACAAGTCAGCGTCCTGCCCGAGTTGCTGCGTCAACCTGACGGTATAGAGGCGATGCGGCTGCCTTCCCATATTGAGGGGTTGACCCTGGCGGAGGTCCACAATGTGCTTCAGCCCGGGGTTTTGGAAACCACGGGCAAGATTAGTTTCGACGACCGCCGGGTCGCGACGATCGCGTCGCGAGTGGCCGGGCGGGTCGAACAAGTGTGGGTGTCGCAGTGGGATAACGTGCGGCGAGGCCAGCCGATCGTAACGCTTTACAGTCCCGACTATATGACCGGCGAGGCCGAATACCTGCAGGCGCGGGCCACCGCGCAAATGAAGTTGGGGCCTGACGCCAGTGAGTTGGGAGCCTCGATGGTGGCCGCGGCGCAGCGCAAACTAGAGTTGCTGGGATTGCCTCCCGAGGAGATCGCCGCGTTGCGTGTGCCTAGTGCGACCACCGTGGTGCGTGCGCCAATCGCCGGTACGGTGGTGGAAAAAAAGGTCCTGCGCGGCGCCTTGGTTAATCCCGGCGATCAACTGTTTACCGTGGGCACGCTTGAACAGGTTTGGATCACCGCCGACGTCTACGAGGACGATCTGGCGCGGGTGAGGGTCGGTCAGCAGCTCATCGCCGAAACCCCGGCATTTCCCGGTGAACTGTTCAAAGGCGTGGTGGCGCGCATCAGCCCGGCGATCGATCCGGATACCCATACGGCCCAACTGCGCTGCCAGGTGGCCAATCCCGGACTCAAGCTAAAGCCCGAGATGCTGGCCCGGGTCCGCATCGTTACACGCCCGGGGCAGGCGCTGGTGGTGCCACAGGCTGCTCTGGTCTTCGATGTCAACGCCTATTTTGCCTATGTCGAGACTGCGCCGGGCCGGGTGGTGCGCCGCCGGGTGACTATTGGTCCGTGGGGCAGAGAGGGTTATGTGCGAGTGCTCAGCGGACTTGTGGCCGGCGACCGCGTGGTAGAAGGCGAGTCGATCCAGGTCGATACGTTGTGGCATCAGGCCCACGGCGTGGGTGCCTGA
- a CDS encoding NHL repeat-containing protein translates to MKTLVIQSRWMAVVSVAAGLGMVVAGCGSGSSSSTPAPTSLTFSTGGELPQGIGIDADGNAWIANEDSNTVTELSPSGAVIATITVGSAPHGVKINRTAGQLTSGQIWVENTGSSNVTVLSASGKVINTYQTGPGDTQPQHAVFDSQGNAWVTNQAADNVVQISPNGNILTTVALPSNTNPHAIAEDASDNLWVAGYSSGTVTKITSAGNIVGTFVVGQKLTGNAIDLVGNLWQSVSASAAVAELSQSGNLMGTFTVGSTPRGVTIDRAGQGQVFVANQGSNNVTELSPSGAVIATFAVGSQPENMAVDEQGNLWVTNAGSDSVTVLLHVAPPDLSGDDSSDG, encoded by the coding sequence TTGAAAACTCTTGTCATTCAATCACGTTGGATGGCTGTGGTGTCGGTCGCCGCGGGACTGGGAATGGTTGTGGCAGGTTGCGGAAGTGGCAGTAGTAGCTCCACCCCGGCCCCCACCAGCCTAACCTTCTCCACCGGCGGTGAGTTGCCCCAGGGAATCGGGATCGACGCCGACGGAAACGCCTGGATCGCAAACGAAGATAGCAACACGGTCACCGAGCTGTCCCCAAGCGGCGCGGTGATTGCGACCATAACCGTGGGCAGCGCACCACACGGGGTCAAGATCAATCGGACCGCGGGCCAGCTCACCAGCGGTCAGATCTGGGTAGAGAACACGGGCAGCAGCAACGTTACGGTGCTTAGCGCTAGCGGCAAGGTTATCAATACCTATCAGACTGGGCCCGGCGATACCCAGCCCCAGCATGCCGTCTTCGATAGCCAGGGCAACGCCTGGGTTACCAATCAAGCCGCCGATAACGTGGTCCAGATCAGCCCCAACGGCAATATTTTGACCACGGTGGCGCTGCCTTCCAATACCAATCCGCACGCGATTGCCGAGGATGCTTCGGACAACCTGTGGGTCGCGGGTTACAGCAGCGGCACGGTGACCAAGATCACCTCCGCCGGTAATATTGTAGGGACCTTTGTGGTCGGGCAGAAACTTACCGGCAATGCGATCGATCTCGTCGGCAACCTGTGGCAATCGGTTTCGGCCAGCGCGGCGGTGGCCGAGCTGTCGCAGAGTGGGAATCTGATGGGAACCTTCACAGTCGGCTCGACCCCGCGCGGGGTGACTATCGATCGGGCTGGGCAGGGGCAGGTGTTTGTCGCCAATCAAGGCTCCAATAATGTTACGGAGCTCAGCCCCAGCGGCGCCGTTATCGCCACCTTCGCGGTGGGTTCGCAGCCCGAGAACATGGCAGTGGATGAGCAGGGCAACCTGTGGGTGACCAATGCCGGCAGCGACAGCGTTACGGTACTGCTTCACGTGGCGCCTCCGGATCTCTCCGGCGATGACAGTTCTGACGGCTAG
- a CDS encoding ABC transporter permease, translating into MNRLEAEDADFGSSPAQGRSRSETVTLPMLPLLVIDGGRAWARIDWHDLWGHRDLFYFLAWRDVKVRYKQTVLGVLWVVLQPLLTMAVFTLLFGRLAHLPSDGLPYAIFSYCGLLAWNFFNAAVGTSSNSLLVSSNLLTKVYFPRLLLPAASVAATLVDFLIAALLLLGLLPWYGIALRPKMLLLPALGLIDALAALSVGLGLSALMVKYRDVRYALPFALQLWMFLTPVIYPTSFVPSRFRWLLLLNPLTGIIQAFRAAIAGRPLPWLPLALTVSTIAALLVASASIFQRMEREFADLI; encoded by the coding sequence ATGAACCGGTTGGAGGCCGAAGACGCCGATTTCGGCAGCTCCCCGGCACAGGGGCGGAGCAGGTCGGAAACGGTCACGCTGCCCATGCTACCGCTGCTGGTTATCGACGGCGGGCGCGCCTGGGCCAGGATCGATTGGCACGATCTGTGGGGCCATCGGGACCTGTTCTACTTCCTGGCTTGGCGCGACGTTAAGGTTCGCTACAAGCAGACCGTGCTTGGGGTGCTGTGGGTGGTGCTGCAACCGCTATTGACAATGGCGGTCTTCACCCTCCTATTTGGGCGGCTCGCCCACCTGCCCTCCGACGGCCTCCCCTACGCCATTTTTTCTTATTGTGGCCTGCTAGCCTGGAATTTCTTCAACGCCGCGGTGGGAACCAGCTCTAACAGCCTGCTGGTCAGCAGCAATCTGCTGACCAAGGTTTACTTCCCACGCCTGCTGCTACCCGCGGCCTCGGTGGCCGCCACCCTGGTTGATTTCCTGATTGCGGCACTGCTGCTGTTGGGATTGTTACCCTGGTACGGCATTGCCTTGCGGCCCAAGATGCTGCTGCTCCCCGCCCTGGGACTGATCGATGCGCTGGCGGCGCTGAGCGTCGGCCTGGGCTTATCGGCTCTGATGGTCAAGTACCGCGACGTGCGCTACGCCCTGCCCTTCGCCCTTCAGCTTTGGATGTTTCTGACGCCGGTGATTTACCCCACCAGCTTCGTTCCCAGCCGTTTTCGCTGGCTGCTGCTACTCAATCCGCTCACCGGCATCATCCAGGCTTTTCGCGCCGCCATCGCCGGTCGCCCGCTGCCTTGGTTGCCGCTGGCGCTAACGGTTTCGACCATCGCCGCCCTGCTGGTCGCTTCCGCCAGCATCTTTCAGCGCATGGAGCGCGAGTTCGCGGACCTGATCTGA
- a CDS encoding ABC transporter ATP-binding protein yields MKSIIRVEQLSKRYRLGQRDNYYTLRDTLTAAIRLPRRASTPRHGAQYMWALRDVNLEVAPGAVLGLVGRNGAGKSTLLKVLARITAPTSGRVELYGRVASLLEVGTGFHQELSGRENIFLSGAILGMRHAEIVRQFDEIVAFAELDRFLDTPVKRYSSGMYVRLAFSVAAHLQPEILLVDEVLAVGDAAFQKKCLGKINEVARGGRTVLFVSHNMTAIQSLCDSCILIEGGQLIAHGPPAQIIDHYLARHSDRDAGQRSLRGHSGRTRNSQAVMTEVALRNEREMLSGGVAMGESFSIAVSFDCGTTSLTPSLGIALRSPHGDPLLGVNNKWMRDFDDSRCRQGTIICRLERPPLMPGSYSIDLYLGDGMVDIDIIEGALTFEVQPRDVFGSGKLPAPEFGPIYWPATFTLRDES; encoded by the coding sequence ATGAAATCGATCATCCGCGTCGAACAACTTTCCAAGCGCTACCGGCTGGGCCAACGCGACAATTATTACACTCTGCGCGACACCTTGACGGCTGCCATCCGCCTCCCACGGCGCGCCAGCACCCCGCGCCACGGCGCCCAATATATGTGGGCGCTGCGCGATGTGAACCTGGAGGTCGCACCCGGTGCCGTGCTTGGTCTAGTGGGCCGCAATGGCGCGGGTAAGTCCACTCTGCTGAAGGTGCTGGCGCGCATTACCGCGCCCACCAGCGGGCGGGTCGAGCTGTACGGCCGCGTGGCCAGCCTACTGGAAGTCGGTACCGGTTTCCATCAAGAACTAAGCGGACGCGAGAACATTTTTCTAAGCGGCGCGATCCTGGGGATGAGGCACGCCGAGATCGTGCGTCAATTCGACGAGATCGTCGCGTTCGCCGAACTCGACCGTTTTCTCGATACCCCCGTCAAACGCTACTCCAGCGGGATGTATGTGCGGCTGGCCTTTTCGGTCGCCGCCCATCTGCAACCCGAAATTCTGCTGGTGGACGAGGTGCTGGCGGTGGGCGACGCCGCCTTCCAAAAGAAATGTTTGGGCAAAATCAACGAGGTCGCGCGCGGAGGCCGTACCGTGCTGTTCGTCAGCCACAACATGACCGCCATCCAGTCGTTGTGCGATAGCTGCATCCTAATCGAAGGCGGACAACTGATTGCTCACGGCCCGCCCGCCCAGATAATCGACCATTATCTGGCTCGTCATTCCGATCGCGACGCAGGCCAGCGCTCGCTGCGCGGCCATTCCGGCCGCACCCGCAACTCGCAGGCCGTGATGACGGAGGTCGCGCTGCGCAACGAACGTGAGATGTTAAGCGGCGGCGTCGCGATGGGTGAATCGTTCTCCATCGCGGTCAGTTTCGATTGCGGCACTACCAGCCTGACGCCCTCCTTGGGCATCGCCTTGCGCAGCCCGCATGGCGACCCGCTGTTGGGAGTGAACAACAAATGGATGCGAGACTTTGACGATTCCCGTTGCCGGCAGGGGACGATCATCTGTCGCCTGGAGCGGCCGCCCCTGATGCCAGGGAGCTATTCGATCGACCTGTACCTGGGCGACGGCATGGTAGACATCGACATAATCGAGGGCGCGCTGACCTTCGAGGTCCAGCCGCGCGACGTCTTCGGCAGCGGCAAGCTCCCAGCTCCCGAATTTGGCCCCATCTACTGGCCAGCCACCTTCACCTTGCGCGACGAATCCTGA